One window of the Leptospira ryugenii genome contains the following:
- a CDS encoding STAS domain-containing protein: MSLDDLVVATEKIDTVYVTKLQGNLNNFTARKCVQSVTSSLKHGSVILDLEELNMVTTQGIQAFRTLSEEAFLQKHKIILINLPMSVRQAFAMAGIKNLFPIAQNEEGAFKMASRGVR, encoded by the coding sequence ATGAGTTTAGACGATCTAGTCGTAGCGACAGAAAAAATCGACACTGTCTATGTAACAAAATTGCAAGGAAATCTAAACAATTTCACGGCTAGAAAATGTGTCCAATCAGTGACCTCCTCGCTAAAACATGGATCTGTGATCCTAGATCTCGAAGAACTCAATATGGTTACCACCCAAGGAATCCAAGCCTTCAGAACCTTGAGCGAAGAAGCTTTCCTTCAGAAACATAAAATTATTCTCATCAATTTACCAATGTCCGTTCGCCAGGCTTTTGCTATGGCAGGCATCAAAAACCTTTTTCCCATCGCCCAAAATGAAGAAGGTGCTTTCAAAATGGCATCTAGAGGAGTTAGATAG
- a CDS encoding LIC12015 family putative lipoprotein, with amino-acid sequence MKQIKQFYLLVILSFTLFSLNQCSGDSEILATFDGGTVTRGELNFFIQSNKRSADPEPVNSEIQSKIVENIALEKMLMLDSIKNQKVSQEDLQKLENLVSDFLKFNVYLKDYVKRSIESKPLEFVSLEMALIRSEDEAANVKKADEILAKLNSAKSSEISDILAEATDDVGRKPIGGKLEPFCTNCNSNPLEDIIEATKKAPKGEFIKYDKDPRMIYVLRITDTEKVNAKRVAKYYTSVFKDFAKLAEEYAKTHTDEQTKNAVSYLVEGDQEEKGKQFAQQMIKQFEQGLYQKESMRIKEAAGVEFGNLPPVFSVEEIVPKDYSADRVLLKYKDGSIYKWSDLEKEFAELPKALLNDYKDDKSKIFDMVKLFQSTLVQGKIAKTSPEVQKIGKKQEFLLQLDRMKGSLAFKNLQDEMSALKIEISPKQIQDTYEAGKLYAYSKADPRDPNKRIPLPFYEVKDKIKSELENNEKNAYVQKRVDTLKSSYNLKIDTSRLKDVMI; translated from the coding sequence ATGAAACAAATCAAACAATTTTACCTTTTGGTAATCCTTTCGTTTACTCTGTTCTCTCTGAACCAGTGTTCGGGGGACTCGGAAATTTTAGCCACCTTTGACGGCGGTACAGTTACCAGAGGGGAACTCAATTTCTTCATCCAATCCAACAAAAGAAGTGCGGATCCTGAGCCTGTAAATTCTGAAATCCAAAGTAAGATCGTTGAGAACATTGCATTAGAAAAAATGTTAATGTTGGATAGCATAAAGAACCAAAAAGTAAGCCAGGAAGACCTACAAAAATTAGAAAATTTGGTTTCTGATTTTTTAAAGTTCAATGTGTATTTGAAAGATTATGTAAAACGAAGCATAGAATCTAAACCACTTGAATTCGTAAGCCTTGAGATGGCATTGATCAGAAGCGAAGATGAAGCTGCAAATGTAAAAAAGGCCGATGAAATATTAGCAAAATTGAATTCTGCAAAATCAAGTGAGATTTCGGATATTCTTGCTGAGGCTACAGACGATGTAGGCAGAAAGCCAATCGGCGGCAAATTAGAACCGTTCTGTACAAATTGCAATTCTAACCCTTTAGAAGATATCATCGAAGCAACTAAAAAAGCTCCAAAGGGTGAGTTTATAAAGTATGATAAAGACCCTCGAATGATCTATGTGTTGAGGATTACTGATACAGAAAAGGTAAACGCAAAACGCGTGGCAAAGTATTATACTTCTGTGTTCAAAGACTTTGCAAAATTAGCTGAAGAGTATGCTAAGACTCATACTGATGAACAAACAAAAAATGCAGTTAGTTATCTAGTCGAAGGTGATCAAGAAGAAAAAGGTAAACAATTTGCCCAACAAATGATCAAACAATTCGAACAAGGTTTGTACCAAAAAGAATCGATGAGAATCAAGGAAGCTGCCGGCGTTGAATTTGGAAATCTACCTCCTGTTTTCTCTGTTGAGGAGATAGTACCCAAAGACTATAGCGCAGATCGAGTTTTATTAAAATACAAAGATGGAAGCATATATAAATGGTCCGATCTCGAAAAAGAGTTTGCTGAATTGCCAAAGGCCTTGCTAAACGATTACAAGGATGATAAAAGTAAAATTTTTGATATGGTGAAGTTATTCCAATCTACTTTGGTGCAAGGTAAAATCGCAAAGACATCACCGGAAGTTCAGAAAATTGGAAAAAAACAAGAATTTTTACTACAATTGGATCGAATGAAAGGTTCATTGGCATTTAAGAATCTTCAAGACGAGATGTCTGCTCTCAAAATTGAGATCTCACCAAAACAAATCCAAGATACCTATGAAGCTGGAAAGTTATATGCTTATTCAAAGGCTGATCCACGCGATCCCAACAAGAGGATTCCACTTCCTTTTTATGAGGTGAAGGATAAAATTAAATCTGAATTGGAAAACAATGAAAAAAATGCATATGTGCAAAAAAGGGTTGATACATTAAAATCTTCTTATAATCTAAAGATCGATACAAGTCGCCTAAAGGATGTTATGATATAG
- a CDS encoding TldD/PmbA family protein: MDKIALEAKISEQRDHLTSLVLRAKQNGIDELEIFSSYGFSEEVTLEKNDLNNCASTEENMFGIRVVHKGCQGFLTTNHLPSLWESILEAQSLAKSQTTPDPSLVLPEVRPLEVRPEGYRSAIDAVSIEDLVGIAKSILERRRDEYPLVNIDSGDITISKGFKMIISSKGVYGAELGAGISASVMGMAVQGEDIGSFDYDSASAEDLETFLPKWQKAFQKFGDNCMGALGARTIQSFKGKILLPPDAVYSFFLGSFLGSLNGTSLRKGKSKMANRLGTQVADSRLSIWEDPTLESRSGTTAFDREGQPTKKQDILKDGVLSSYFYNTYEAKKAGLPASNGFATGGAQSLPGCGPRQLQIQAGTEAKDSFFSLKEKVLYINRISGTSDAASGDFSGVVKGGFLLESGEKIPIKEVQIVGNVFDSLHQIEAISKEGELLGESYFVPYFLMDGYSITGMENGK; this comes from the coding sequence ATGGATAAAATCGCACTGGAAGCAAAGATCTCCGAACAAAGAGATCACCTTACTTCTCTCGTTTTACGTGCAAAACAAAATGGTATCGATGAGCTTGAAATTTTTTCCAGTTATGGCTTTTCTGAGGAAGTTACTTTAGAAAAAAATGATCTAAACAATTGTGCCTCGACAGAAGAAAATATGTTTGGTATCCGTGTGGTTCACAAAGGCTGCCAAGGGTTTCTCACCACAAACCATCTCCCCAGTTTATGGGAATCCATCCTAGAGGCGCAGAGCCTAGCAAAATCTCAAACTACTCCGGATCCTTCCTTGGTCCTACCGGAGGTGCGGCCTTTAGAAGTTCGTCCCGAAGGATACCGCTCTGCCATTGATGCCGTTTCCATAGAAGATTTGGTAGGGATTGCAAAGTCTATCCTCGAGAGGAGACGGGATGAATATCCCCTCGTCAATATTGATTCAGGCGATATTACAATTTCTAAAGGTTTCAAAATGATCATCTCCTCAAAAGGAGTGTATGGTGCGGAACTTGGCGCCGGGATTTCTGCTTCAGTCATGGGGATGGCTGTGCAGGGTGAGGATATAGGGAGTTTTGACTATGACAGTGCGAGTGCAGAAGACTTAGAAACATTTTTACCAAAATGGCAAAAAGCGTTCCAGAAATTTGGTGATAACTGTATGGGCGCACTGGGAGCGAGAACAATTCAGAGTTTTAAGGGAAAAATTTTATTACCACCGGACGCTGTGTACTCTTTTTTTCTCGGATCCTTCTTGGGTTCTTTAAACGGAACTAGTTTAAGAAAAGGAAAGAGCAAGATGGCCAATCGTTTGGGCACCCAGGTCGCGGATTCTCGGCTCTCTATCTGGGAAGACCCAACATTGGAGTCTCGTTCAGGCACAACTGCATTTGATCGAGAGGGCCAACCAACTAAGAAACAAGACATTCTGAAAGACGGTGTCCTTTCGAGTTATTTTTACAATACCTATGAGGCAAAAAAGGCAGGCCTCCCCGCGTCCAATGGTTTTGCAACGGGTGGCGCACAGAGTTTACCCGGCTGTGGACCTAGACAATTGCAAATCCAGGCAGGTACAGAGGCAAAGGATTCCTTTTTTTCTCTGAAGGAAAAGGTTCTATATATCAATCGTATTTCTGGAACCAGTGATGCCGCGTCAGGTGATTTCTCAGGAGTTGTGAAAGGAGGATTCCTCTTAGAATCAGGAGAAAAGATTCCGATCAAAGAGGTACAAATAGTAGGCAATGTTTTTGACTCTCTCCACCAAATCGAGGCTATTTCGAAGGAAGGCGAACTTCTAGGTGAGTCCTACTTTGTTCCATATTTTTTGATGGATGGCTATTCCATTACAGGAATGGAGAATGGCAAATAA
- a CDS encoding diacylglycerol/polyprenol kinase family protein, with amino-acid sequence MQNKHGFNFLRKVWHVLGLIIPISLYLDLFSSFGGYQNGTRAFLVVYLGLFLFGLVFLESLRLSIPSFESFFFRYFGFLMKEEERNRFNGTVPYFLANFLVVLFFSAEIAVLSILFLVIGDPIAAYVGSKYGKNRFYNGKSREGVFGFVTGAFTVSVLVLLLLSFRDPNHIFSIYKADSIDWIPILATFLAVLVSCLTEFFSSTTAKGLIDDNLLIPLAGAITLAISMQALTGLGFEEFFFSPNKLFWKITI; translated from the coding sequence ATGCAAAATAAACATGGATTCAATTTTTTACGAAAGGTATGGCATGTTTTAGGCCTCATCATTCCCATTAGTTTGTATCTTGATTTGTTTTCCTCATTTGGTGGGTACCAAAATGGTACAAGAGCCTTTTTGGTGGTGTATCTAGGTTTGTTTTTATTTGGTTTAGTCTTTTTAGAATCGCTTCGCCTAAGCATTCCTAGCTTTGAATCTTTCTTTTTTCGTTACTTTGGTTTTTTAATGAAAGAAGAGGAGAGAAATCGATTCAACGGAACAGTTCCTTATTTTCTTGCAAACTTTCTTGTGGTTCTTTTTTTCTCTGCAGAAATCGCAGTGCTTTCCATTTTGTTTTTGGTAATTGGTGATCCAATCGCAGCTTATGTAGGTTCCAAATATGGAAAGAATCGATTTTACAATGGCAAGTCCCGGGAAGGAGTCTTTGGATTTGTGACGGGCGCATTTACTGTCAGCGTTTTGGTACTTTTGCTTTTGAGTTTCCGAGACCCAAATCACATCTTTAGCATTTACAAAGCAGATTCGATTGATTGGATTCCCATTCTAGCAACTTTTCTTGCGGTTTTGGTGTCTTGTCTAACTGAGTTCTTTTCCTCGACAACAGCAAAAGGACTCATCGACGATAACTTACTAATACCATTAGCGGGTGCAATCACCTTAGCAATCTCTATGCAAGCATTGACTGGATTGGGATTCGAAGAATTTTTCTTTTCACCTAACAAACTATTTTGGAAAATCACCATCTGA
- a CDS encoding YheT family hydrolase, with translation MVEKRFTPRRFLEGKHLQTVYNVLFPPDNSLAEEYFNEAIVLPTIDGTEDHLWLEHNPPLSLSKNKEAKWNGHYIILIHGMEGSSESHYMVSVGKEALLRGYGVIRMNLRNCGKGLGLARKPYNAGQSEDLDAVLSYVERYYTKKYVVSGFSLSANLVLKYFGENRKFKARAFSATSPPLDLRRSCDFIDSRAGLFYRTHFLTTMKEKVESGIYDISRSAIEKVLKSKTFFDFDEFFTAPMSGYKNVLEYYNICSSSRYLSNIKTPGLVIHADDDPVVPSEVWREIDWQKFQNIETILTEKGGHVGFISDSTSDYPDGRWLPKMIMDFFDRKLS, from the coding sequence GGGAAACATCTACAAACCGTTTACAATGTGCTCTTTCCACCTGATAATTCTCTGGCGGAAGAGTACTTCAATGAAGCCATAGTTTTACCAACGATCGATGGAACCGAAGACCATTTATGGTTAGAGCACAACCCACCCCTTTCCCTTTCCAAAAACAAAGAAGCTAAGTGGAACGGTCACTACATCATCCTAATCCACGGGATGGAAGGTAGTTCAGAATCTCATTATATGGTAAGTGTAGGAAAAGAAGCTCTCCTGCGAGGCTATGGTGTGATTCGAATGAATCTACGCAACTGTGGAAAAGGATTAGGTCTTGCGAGAAAACCTTATAATGCAGGTCAGTCGGAAGACTTGGATGCAGTCCTAAGTTATGTAGAGAGGTATTATACAAAAAAATATGTTGTGAGCGGTTTTTCCCTCTCAGCAAATTTAGTCTTAAAGTATTTCGGAGAGAATCGAAAATTTAAGGCCCGCGCTTTTTCCGCAACTTCTCCACCTTTAGATTTACGCAGGAGTTGTGACTTCATCGATTCACGGGCTGGACTTTTCTACCGAACCCATTTTTTAACAACGATGAAAGAGAAAGTGGAGTCTGGGATCTATGATATCTCACGCTCAGCCATAGAGAAGGTTTTGAAATCCAAGACTTTTTTTGATTTTGATGAGTTTTTTACAGCACCAATGTCTGGATATAAAAATGTTTTAGAATATTATAATATATGCTCAAGTAGCCGATACCTTTCAAATATAAAAACACCTGGGCTTGTTATACACGCGGATGATGACCCAGTTGTACCTTCGGAAGTATGGAGAGAAATTGACTGGCAAAAGTTCCAAAACATAGAAACAATCTTAACTGAAAAAGGTGGACACGTCGGTTTTATTTCCGACTCTACTTCTGATTATCCTGACGGCAGATGGTTGCCCAAAATGATTATGGATTTTTTTGATCGTAAACTTTCCTAG
- a CDS encoding TldD/PmbA family protein — protein sequence MRDLLKECLAGETELVELRYHHKENRSFFAEKNRIESSSLRKRSGVGVRVLHNGTWGFASTSEISKVSIQNAILRAKKVADLSSSLRHDKIGRLPEVTFAKGDFIGAGIADFRNRTVEEKLELVLKTQEKASKSSPLLQSVGCGYSEIYEEKAIVSSDGADAFFSMVRPEFRVNAVANEAGKLETGSESIGVTGGWDCLFRNQSPDELSEEACKTALDLLKSELPKGGLSMVILSPSIVGLLVHEAIGHTVEADFVLAGSVANGKLGKRVGSDLVNLCDSGQSEYYEGAGGTIPVDDEGVLPERTVIIENGILKSYLHNRETAAKFGVKPTGSARAWEYSDVPLIRMRNTYLMPGQSSLEEMIANTQDGYFLDGAKNGQADATGEFMFAVQKAYRIRNGKIAELLKGVTVSGLAFDVLQSVDMVSKEFRWDLGSGHCGKGQPAKVDAGGPYIRTKVLLGGN from the coding sequence ATGAGAGATTTATTGAAAGAATGTTTAGCTGGTGAAACAGAACTTGTAGAGTTAAGGTACCACCATAAAGAAAATAGATCCTTTTTTGCTGAAAAAAATCGTATAGAATCGAGTTCTCTTCGGAAACGAAGTGGTGTAGGCGTGCGTGTGCTCCATAATGGAACTTGGGGTTTTGCCTCCACAAGTGAGATATCAAAGGTCTCCATACAAAACGCAATTCTCAGAGCAAAAAAGGTAGCAGATCTTTCTTCTTCCTTGCGCCATGATAAGATCGGTCGCCTTCCCGAAGTTACATTTGCGAAGGGTGATTTTATCGGAGCGGGCATTGCCGACTTTCGGAACCGAACGGTCGAAGAAAAGTTAGAACTCGTTTTGAAAACGCAAGAAAAAGCCAGCAAATCTTCCCCCCTCCTACAATCCGTTGGTTGTGGTTATTCTGAAATTTATGAAGAAAAGGCAATCGTTAGCTCCGATGGTGCCGATGCCTTTTTCTCTATGGTTCGTCCAGAATTCCGAGTGAATGCTGTCGCCAATGAAGCAGGTAAATTAGAAACAGGATCAGAATCAATCGGGGTGACTGGTGGCTGGGATTGCCTATTCCGTAACCAATCTCCTGATGAACTCTCTGAAGAGGCCTGTAAAACAGCCCTTGATCTTCTCAAATCGGAATTGCCGAAAGGTGGTCTTTCCATGGTAATCCTCTCTCCGTCCATCGTTGGTTTACTTGTGCATGAGGCCATTGGTCATACCGTGGAAGCTGATTTCGTTTTAGCTGGAAGTGTAGCGAATGGCAAACTTGGCAAACGAGTGGGATCAGATCTTGTCAATCTCTGCGATTCTGGACAGTCTGAATACTACGAAGGAGCAGGTGGAACAATTCCTGTAGATGACGAAGGCGTTCTACCTGAACGGACAGTAATCATTGAGAATGGAATTTTAAAATCCTATTTACACAACCGTGAAACAGCCGCTAAATTTGGAGTAAAGCCTACTGGGTCTGCAAGAGCCTGGGAGTATTCTGATGTTCCTTTGATCCGCATGAGAAACACATATCTAATGCCTGGCCAATCCAGTTTGGAAGAGATGATCGCAAACACTCAGGATGGTTACTTCTTAGATGGTGCAAAAAATGGACAAGCCGATGCCACAGGTGAGTTTATGTTTGCCGTTCAAAAAGCCTATAGAATTCGGAATGGAAAAATTGCCGAGCTTCTGAAAGGTGTTACGGTTTCTGGCCTTGCTTTTGATGTATTGCAAAGTGTGGACATGGTATCGAAAGAATTTCGTTGGGATTTAGGTTCAGGACATTGCGGAAAAGGCCAACCTGCAAAAGTGGATGCGGGTGGACCTTATATCAGAACCAAAGTTTTGCTAGGTGGCAATTGA
- a CDS encoding DUF4416 family protein, translating into MANNSPTPEILERPLGASFFLILSYQEEKVYFEVKNQWEKKYSKVSYESIPLPKWELDPTEKLQSISAKFTRILSFRRRIHREELVEIKKDCIEAQNVWRKEDPLLRLVPGYLTSHNVVIAQSKDDFHRIYLYQGVFSEIVYVYHSGKFSVLDTAPLFFKNQEAIYFFHNLRESYEYNKFKD; encoded by the coding sequence ATGGCAAATAATTCCCCTACCCCTGAAATCTTAGAACGGCCATTAGGTGCCTCTTTTTTTCTAATTTTGTCTTACCAAGAAGAAAAGGTTTATTTTGAAGTGAAGAACCAATGGGAAAAAAAATACTCCAAAGTTAGTTATGAATCGATTCCCCTCCCCAAATGGGAGCTTGATCCTACCGAAAAACTTCAATCCATTTCTGCAAAGTTTACAAGGATTCTCTCCTTTCGAAGAAGGATCCACCGAGAAGAGTTAGTGGAAATCAAAAAAGATTGCATCGAAGCCCAAAATGTTTGGCGTAAAGAGGATCCTCTCTTACGTCTTGTGCCTGGCTATCTAACATCACATAATGTTGTGATTGCACAGTCAAAGGATGATTTTCATCGGATTTACCTATACCAAGGTGTTTTTTCTGAAATTGTGTATGTCTATCATTCCGGAAAATTTTCTGTCTTAGATACGGCACCTCTTTTTTTTAAGAACCAGGAGGCCATTTACTTTTTCCATAATCTTCGAGAGTCATATGAATACAATAAATTCAAAGATTAA
- a CDS encoding helix-turn-helix domain-containing protein, with product MLRKKRGVKQYDMARALGVSPSYLSKIETGAQEPTEKFKVACAKYLKTSVDRLFNDSLVEKVYPEFANGLKNKLWAVRRELGIKQYDFAKKLKVSTPFLSKVELGLLDPPEQFKTLASKALKKSKKDLFR from the coding sequence ATGTTAAGGAAAAAAAGAGGGGTAAAGCAGTATGATATGGCCAGAGCACTGGGTGTATCGCCAAGTTACCTCTCCAAAATTGAAACAGGGGCACAGGAGCCGACAGAAAAATTCAAAGTTGCCTGCGCAAAATACCTTAAGACATCTGTTGATCGACTTTTCAACGACTCGCTTGTGGAAAAGGTATATCCTGAATTTGCAAATGGATTGAAGAACAAACTCTGGGCAGTCAGACGTGAACTTGGTATCAAGCAGTATGATTTCGCGAAAAAACTTAAAGTGTCCACTCCCTTTCTATCAAAGGTAGAGCTTGGTCTCTTAGATCCTCCCGAACAGTTCAAAACCTTAGCTTCGAAGGCATTGAAGAAGAGCAAAAAAGATCTTTTTCGTTAG